In Gossypium raimondii isolate GPD5lz chromosome 12, ASM2569854v1, whole genome shotgun sequence, a single window of DNA contains:
- the LOC105762824 gene encoding uncharacterized protein LOC105762824, whose amino-acid sequence MADDLCFFTKDSFILKSPKKSPLVLRTVVLFFVMVCGVYICTICLKQISTGSTTEFLNFRVVQKPCPEPNIEPWEIPYVHYPNPKTYSRAECACNPVRYFAIMSMQRSGSGWFETLLNNHTNISSNGEIFSVKVRRSNVSTIFETLDKIYNLDWMSSASKNECTAAVGLKWMLNQGLMQHHKEIVEYFNTRGVSTIFLFRRNLLRRMISILANSYDRDAKPLNGTHKSHVHSPYEAAILASYKPVVNVTTLIPSLRQVEETTKKGLEYFKSTRHIILYYEDVVKNHTKLAEVQEFLKVPKRELKSRQVKIHKGSLSNHIQNWVDVEKALNGTKYESYLHADYRK is encoded by the exons ATGGCCGACGATCTCTGTTTCTTCACCAAG GATTCTTTCATCCTAAAGTCGCCAAAGAAGTCTCCATTGGTGTTGAGGACGGTTGTATTGTTTTTTGTAATGGTTTGTGGAGTGTATATCTGCACGATTTGTTTGAAGCAAATAAGCACTGGCAGCACCactgaatttttgaattttagagtGGTCCAAAAGCCCTGTCCAGAACCTAATATTGAGCCATGGGAAATTCCTTACGTACACTATCCGAACCCCAAAACTTATAGCAG GGCTGAATGTGCCTGCAACCCAGTCCGGTATTTTGCCATTATGTCAATGCAGAGATCCGGGAGTGGATGGTTCGAGACATTATTGAACAACCATACTAACATAAGCTCAAACGGGGAGATATTTTCTGTCAAAGTTAGGAGGAGTAATGTGTCAACAATTTTTGAGACTTTGGACAAAATTTATAACCTAGACTGGATGAGTAGTGCCTCAAAAAATGAGTGCACAGCTGCAGTTGGCTTGAAGTGGATGCTTAATCAG GGACTGATGCAACATCATAAAGAAATAGTAGAATACTTTAATACTCGGGGTGTTTCAACTATTTTCCTCTTTAGAAGGAATCTTCTGCGCAGGATGATTTCAATACTAGCAAATTCTTATGATCGGGATGCTAAACCACTAAATGGAACCCACAAGTCTCATGTTCATTCACCTTATGAG GCTGCAATACTTGCTAGTTACAAGCCTGTAGTCAATGTCACAACGCTGATTCCAAGCCTAAGGCAGGTCGAAGAGACAACTAAGAAAGGTTTGGAGTACTTCAAAAGCACACGGCACATCATTCTTTACTATGAGGATGTAGTAAAGAACCACACT AAGTTAGCCGAGGTCCAAGAATTCCTAAAGGTTCCAAAGAGGGAGTTGAAGAGTCGTCAAGTAAAGATACACAAGGGATCGTTATCCAATCACATTCAGAATTGGGTTGATGTTGAAAAGGCACTCAATGGAACTAAGTATGAAAGTTATCTACATGCAGATTACAGGAAGTAA
- the LOC105762825 gene encoding polyadenylate-binding protein RBP47B isoform X1 — MQSSSTNAPDLNSKQQQQPPTQQTRQQQQQHPQWVPNQWMGAMQYPAAAMVMMQQQMMMYPHHHYMAYNNHHYHYQQYQQQQQQQQKQQQGCNSDEVKTIWVGDLVHWMDETYLHGCFSHTGEVSSVKIIRNKQTGQSEGYGFVEFYSRATAEKVLQSYNGSLMPNTEQTFRLNWASFSVNERRPDAGSDLSIFVGDLATDVTDSILLETFSSRFQSVKGAKVVIDSNTGRSKGYGFVRFGDENERSRAMTEMNGVYCSNRPMRIGVATPKKASGHQQQYSSQALVLAGGHASNGALAQGSQSDNDSNNTTIFVGGLDSDVSDDDLRQPFSQFGEVISVKIPPGKGCGFVQFANRKNAEEAIQSLNGTTIGQQTVRLSWGRTIGNKQQWNGGHH; from the exons ATGCAGTCAAGTTCAACCAACGCTCCTGATCTCAActcaaaacaacaacaacaaccgCCAACGCAACAAACCAgacagcaacaacaacaacatccACAATGGGTGCCTAACCAGTGGATGGGAGCCATGCAATACCCGGCGGCTGCTATGGTCATGATGCAGCAGCAGATGATGATGTACCCTCACCATCATTATATGGCTTACAATAATCATCATTACCATTATCAACAATAccaacagcagcagcagcaacaacaaAAACAGCAACAAGGGTGTAATTCGGATGAGGTTAAAACGATCTGGGTTGGTGACCTTGTTCATTGGATGGATGAAACTTATCTCCACGGTTGCTTCTCTCATACTGGCGAG GTTTCTTCAGTAAAGATTATACGCAATAAGCAAACTGGTCAGTCTGAAGGATATGGGTTTGTGGAATTTTACTCAAGGGCAACAGCTGAAAAGGTTTTGCAAAGTTATAATGGTTCTCTAATGCCAAATACAGAGCAGACTTTTCGTCTGAATTGGGCTTCCTTCAGTGTGAATGAAAGGCGGCCCGATGCTGGTTCTGACCTATCTATATTTGTAGGAGATTTGGCCACTGATGTAACTGATTCGATATTGCTTGAAACCTTTTCTAGTAGATTTCAATCAGTGAAGGGAGCAAAAGTTGTTATTGATTCAAATACTGGTCGTTCAAAAGGCTACGGTTTTGTTAGGTTTGGTGATGAAAATGAAAGGTCAAGGGCCATGACTGAAATGAATGGTGTGTATTGCTCCAATAGACCTATGAGAATTGGGGTTGCAACTCCCAAGAAAGCATCTGGTCATCAACAACAGTATTCTTCACAAG CTTTGGTGTTGGCTGGTGGACATGCATCAAATGGTGCTTTGGCACAAGGTTCTCAATCTGATAATGACTCAAATAACACTACT ATATTTGTTGGAGGACTTGACTCAGATGTTAGTGATGATGATCTTAGGCAACCTTTTTCCCAGTTTGGTGAGGTCATCTCCGTAAAAATACCACCCGGGAAAGGATGTGGGTTTGTGCAATTTGCAAACAG AAAGAATGCTGAGGAAGCAATCCAGAGTTTGAACGGGACGACCATAGGCCAGCAGACTGTTCGTCTTTCTTGGGGTCGTACTATAGGAAACAAGCAG CAGTGGAATGGAGGACATCATTGA
- the LOC105762825 gene encoding polyadenylate-binding protein RBP47B isoform X2: MQSSSTNAPDLNSKQQQQPPTQQTRQQQQQHPQWVPNQWMGAMQYPAAAMVMMQQQMMMYPHHHYMAYNNHHYHYQQYQQQQQQQQKQQQGCNSDEVKTIWVGDLVHWMDETYLHGCFSHTGEVSSVKIIRNKQTGQSEGYGFVEFYSRATAEKVLQSYNGSLMPNTEQTFRLNWASFSVNERRPDAGSDLSIFVGDLATDVTDSILLETFSSRFQSVKGAKVVIDSNTGRSKGYGFVRFGDENERSRAMTEMNGVYCSNRPMRIGVATPKKASGHQQQYSSQALVLAGGHASNGALAQGSQSDNDSNNTTIFVGGLDSDVSDDDLRQPFSQFGEVISVKIPPGKGCGFVQFANRKNAEEAIQSLNGTTIGQQTVRLSWGRTIGNKQWNGGHH; the protein is encoded by the exons ATGCAGTCAAGTTCAACCAACGCTCCTGATCTCAActcaaaacaacaacaacaaccgCCAACGCAACAAACCAgacagcaacaacaacaacatccACAATGGGTGCCTAACCAGTGGATGGGAGCCATGCAATACCCGGCGGCTGCTATGGTCATGATGCAGCAGCAGATGATGATGTACCCTCACCATCATTATATGGCTTACAATAATCATCATTACCATTATCAACAATAccaacagcagcagcagcaacaacaaAAACAGCAACAAGGGTGTAATTCGGATGAGGTTAAAACGATCTGGGTTGGTGACCTTGTTCATTGGATGGATGAAACTTATCTCCACGGTTGCTTCTCTCATACTGGCGAG GTTTCTTCAGTAAAGATTATACGCAATAAGCAAACTGGTCAGTCTGAAGGATATGGGTTTGTGGAATTTTACTCAAGGGCAACAGCTGAAAAGGTTTTGCAAAGTTATAATGGTTCTCTAATGCCAAATACAGAGCAGACTTTTCGTCTGAATTGGGCTTCCTTCAGTGTGAATGAAAGGCGGCCCGATGCTGGTTCTGACCTATCTATATTTGTAGGAGATTTGGCCACTGATGTAACTGATTCGATATTGCTTGAAACCTTTTCTAGTAGATTTCAATCAGTGAAGGGAGCAAAAGTTGTTATTGATTCAAATACTGGTCGTTCAAAAGGCTACGGTTTTGTTAGGTTTGGTGATGAAAATGAAAGGTCAAGGGCCATGACTGAAATGAATGGTGTGTATTGCTCCAATAGACCTATGAGAATTGGGGTTGCAACTCCCAAGAAAGCATCTGGTCATCAACAACAGTATTCTTCACAAG CTTTGGTGTTGGCTGGTGGACATGCATCAAATGGTGCTTTGGCACAAGGTTCTCAATCTGATAATGACTCAAATAACACTACT ATATTTGTTGGAGGACTTGACTCAGATGTTAGTGATGATGATCTTAGGCAACCTTTTTCCCAGTTTGGTGAGGTCATCTCCGTAAAAATACCACCCGGGAAAGGATGTGGGTTTGTGCAATTTGCAAACAG AAAGAATGCTGAGGAAGCAATCCAGAGTTTGAACGGGACGACCATAGGCCAGCAGACTGTTCGTCTTTCTTGGGGTCGTACTATAGGAAACAAGCAG TGGAATGGAGGACATCATTGA
- the LOC105762826 gene encoding uncharacterized protein LOC105762826, producing MEMVAPLPAVDFNFDSACSSPYMTAPSSPQRFGNFLFSAPSSPTHVSSLYPFQWEEKRQSNHDDDDDGGHGCEEDFEFNFSGHLEIPSLSAADELFDGGKIRPLKPPPGYDESFSSAVSSPKSKRQHGQNDIQFGSQQRGRERTSAAASSSSSTSSACNYVHKKSRSLSPLRVSDIMFEQEETSSNSQKNNESSTANNPKSSYVSSLLSSISFSKVNKKWKLKDLLLFRSASEGRAASKDPLRKYALLSRKEAEEEVKNASFRSTDSMGSVSSSRRRGRVSAHELHYTANRAVSEEMKRKTFLPYKQGLLGCLGFNPGMHEISRGIGSLTRGSS from the coding sequence ATGGAAATGGTAGCGCCACTCCCCGCTGTGGATTTCAACTTCGATAGCGCCTGTTCATCTCCATACATGACTGCTCCTTCAAGTCCTCAACGCTTCGGCAATTTCCTCTTCAGTGCTCCATCCAGTCCCACTCATGTTTCTTCTTTGTATCCTTTTCAATGGGAGGAAAAGCGTCAGAGCAaccatgatgatgatgatgatggcgGCCATGGGTGTGAAGAGGATTTCGAGTTCAACTTCAGTGGGCATTTAGAAATACCTTCTTTGTCTGCAGCCGATGAGCTCTTCGATGGCGGAAAGATTCGACCTTTGAAACCCCCGCCTGGTTATGATGAATCTTTCTCAAGTGCCGTTTCTTCTCCAAAATCAAAGCGACAACATGGTCAAAACGACATACAGTTTGGATCACAACAACGCGGGAGAGAAAGAACCTCTGCTGCTgcatcttcttcatcttcaacGTCTTCAGCCTGCAACTATGTTCATAAGAAAAGCAGATCATTGTCTCCGTTAAGGGTATCCGACATCATGTTCGAGCAAGAAGAGACATCATCAAATTCCCAGAAAAACAATGAATCTTCCACGGCAAACAATCCAAAATCTTCTTATGTTTCCTCCCTGCTGTCATCCATTTCGTTCTCAAAAGTCAACAAAAAATGGAAGTTGAAAGACCTATTACTGTTCCGGAGTGCATCAGAAGGGAGGGCCGCGAGTAAAGATCCCCTTAGGAAATATGCTCTTTTGTCAAGGAAAGAGGCGGAGGAGGAGGTTAAAAACGCCAGCTTCCGCTCCACTGATAGCATGGGTTCGGTGTCGAGTTCGAGGCGGAGAGGACGGGTTTCGGCTCACGAGTTGCATTACACGGCGAACCGGGCCGTGTCGGAGGAGATGAAGAGGAAGACCTTTTTACCTTACAAGCAAGGCCTCCTTGGATGCTTGGGTTTCAATCCAGGAATGCATGAGATTTCCAGGGGCATTGGGTCATTGACACGTGGATCATCTTGA